The Starkeya sp. ORNL1 DNA window GGCCGAACAGTGTCTCGACATAACCATGGGCGCGGGCGAAGGCGCGGGTCTCGTCCATATAGCCGCGGATGCCGGGGAAGCGCTCGAAATAACGCTTGATATAGGCGCCGGCTTCTTCGCGCGGGATCGAGAGCTGATTGGCGAGGCCGAAGGCCGAGATGCCGTAGATGATGCCGAAATTGATGGCTTTCGCCCGCCGGCGCACCTCGCCGGGCATGCCCTCGATCGGCACGCCGAACATTTCCGACGCCGTCATGGCGTGGATGTCGAGCCCATCCTGGAACGCCTGGCGCAGCGAGGGCGTATCGGCGATCTCGGCCAGCAGCCGCAATTCGATCTGCGAATAGTCGGCCGAGACCAGCCGGTAGCCGGGCTGGGCGATGAAGGCGCGGCGGATCTTGCGGCCTTCCTCGGTGCGCACCGGGATGTTCTGGAGGTTCGGCTCGGACGAGGACAGCCGGCCGGTGGTGGTCGCCGCCAGTGCGAAGCTGGTGTGGACGCGGCCGGTCTCCTTGTTCACATAAGTCGGCAAAGCATCCGTGTAGGTCGATTTCAGCTTCTGCAGCTGGCGCCAGTCGAGGATGCGGCGCGGCAGCGCATGGCCCTGCTCCGCCAATTCGTCCAGCACGTCGGCGCCGGTCGACCAGGCACCGGTCGGGGTCTTGCGCCCGCCGGGAAGCTGCATCTTGCCGAACAGGATATCGCCGAGCTGCTTGGGCGAGCCGGGATTGAAGGTCTCGCCGGCCATATCGCTGATCTCGGCCTCGAGCCGCGCCATGCCCTGCGCGAACTCGCCCGAGAGCCGCGAGAGCATCTGGCGGTCGATGGAGACGCCGCGGCGCTCCATATTGCCGAGCACGGCGACCAGCGGGCGCTCCAGCGTCTCATAGACGCTCACCTTGCCCTCGGCGACGAGGCGTGCCTTCAGCACCAGCCACAGCCGCAGCGTGACGTCGGCATCCTCGGCGGCATAGGCGGTGGCCTTGTCGATGGCGGCCTGGTCGAAGCAGATCTGGCCCTTGCCCTTGCCGCAGACCTCCTCGTACTTGATCGGGGTGTGCTTCAGCCAGCGCTCGGAGAGCGGGTCCATGCCGTGCGGCGAGGCCCCCGCATCGAGCACATAGGACAGCAGCATGGTGTCGTCATAGGGCGCGACATCGATGCCGTGGCGCATCAGGATCAGCCAGTCATATTTGAGGTTCTGGCCGATCTTCAGTACGGAAGGGTCTTCCAGCAGCGGCTTCAGCGCCGCCAGCGCGTCGCGGATCGGGATCTGGTCCGGCAGCAACCCTTCGGCAAACAGGCCGTCGCCGCCGCCCCGATGAGCAAGCGGGATGTAGCAGGCCTCGTTCGGCGCCGTGGCCAGCGAGACGCCCACCAGGTCGACCGCCATGGCGTCGAGGCCGGTGGTCTCGGTGTCGAGCGCGACATGGCCGAGATCAAAGGCGCGGGCAATCCACTCGTTGAGGCGGGCGAGCGTGGTGACGGTCTCGTATTTCGAGCGGTCGACCGGGGTGTTGGTGGCTTCGAGCACCCGCGCGGTGGCGAGGGATTGCGGGGTGAGGCTGGGCTCCTCGGCCGCAGCGCCATCCACGGTCGGCAGCGCTCCCGATTCGTGCGGCTCCGGGACAAGCCCGAGGATGACGCCGTCGGGCGAAGCCCCCGCCTTCAGCTTCGGATCCGCCTCGATCTCGCCGATCTCGATGCCATAGGCCTCGCCGACACGGCGCGTCAGGGTGGTGAACTCCATCGCCTTCAGGAAGGCGACGAGGCGCCTGGCCTCGGGGTCCACCACCGCGATGTCGGCGAGTGGGACGTCCAGCGCGACGTCGCGCTTCAGCGTCACCAGTTCGCGCGACAGCCGCGCCTGGTCGGCAAAATTGACGAGACTTTCCCGACGCTTGGGCTGCTTGATCTCCTCGGCACGGGCGAGCAGCGTATCGAGGTCGCCATATTCGGCGAGCAGCTGCGCCGCGGTCTTGACGCCGATGCCCGGCACGCCCGGCACATTGTCGACGCTGTCGCCGGCCAGCGATTGCACGTCGATCACCTTGTCGGGTGCCACGCCGAACTTCTCGAACACCTCGGCGGTGCCGATCGGCTTGTCCTTCATCGGATCGTACATGCGCACCCGCTCATCGACGAGCTGCATCAGGTCCTTGTCGGAGGAGATGATGGTGACGAGCGCGCCCTTGGCCTTGGCCTGCTCGGCATAGGTCGCCATCAGGTCGTCGGCCTCGTAACCGTCCTGCTCGACGCAGGCGAGGTCGAACGCCCGCGTCGCCTCGCGGATCAGCGGGAATTGCGGGATGAGGTCTTCCGGCAGGTCGGGGCGCTGCGCCTTATAGAGCGGGTAGATATCCTTGCGAAAGGTCTGCTCGGACTTGTCGAACACCACGGCGAGGTGGGTCGGTGCCGGCGTGAAGCCCTGCGCCCGCACCAGCTTCCACAGCATGTTGCAGAAGCCGGCGACCGCGCCGATCGGCAACTTGTCCGAGGTGCGGGTCAGCGGCGGCAGCGCGTGATAGGCGCGGAAGATATAGGCGGAGCCGTCAATCAGGACGACATGGTCGCCGGCTTCGAGGGGGTCGTGCTCGGGCATTGCGGGCATCCGGTTCGGGCGCGCACGATGCCCGAAGCCGGTAGCCGGGGGCAAGCGCAGTTCTCCCGCACGTCTCTACTCCCTCTCCCGCTTGCGGGGGAGGGAACAAGGCGCCGCTACTCCGCCGGGGCGAGCGCGGCATTTGGCCGGCGTTCGATCTTGAAGCGCTCGGGACGCACGAACAGGAAGCGCAGCGCCGTGCTGCGCACCAAAGCGTGGAAGATCAGTGGCGTCACCACGCCGACCGCGGTGACGATGAGCGAAACGACGCCGATATCCTCGATCAGGCCGGTCTTCAGCAGCACGGCGCGAGTGACCGCCATCGGCAGGAAGAAGGCGAGATAGATCACGATGGAATTGCGCCCGGCATATTCCAGCCAGCTGAAGACGCCGCCATTGGCGCCGACCTTGGCCATCAGCGCGCTCAGCGTGATGACCGCGCCGGCGCCGACGAGGCCTAGCAGCAGCGAGACGACGGGCAGCTGCGCATAGCCGGCGAACACCAGGAAGCCATTGACCAGGCCCCAGGCCAGCAGCCCGGCGAGGCCGAGCAGCGGCACGCGCTGCGCCCCGGACGCCAGCGCGAAGGCGTAACGGGCGAAGAGGTAGCCGGTATAGAAGAACACGAAGCGCTCGCAGAACTCGTCGATCACGGTCCAGCCGGTCTCGACGGTCGCGATCTCCAGCGCGGCGGCCACAAGCCAGATCAGCACTGGGGGCAGCGCCCGCGTCGCCTTGGTGACCACGAAGAAGATCGGCAGCAGATAGATGAACCACAGCGTGCCGAACGGCTCGATGAAGCCGAGCAGATAGAGGCCGGGCAACGCGCCCGCGCCGTGCTCGGCTGCCATGCCCGGCGCCTTGAAGATGAACTGGATGCTGAACCAGATCACGTAGAAATACGCGAAATGCACCACCTTGCGGTCGAGATAGGTGCGCCAGTCGCGATCGATGACGCGAGCGAGGAACAGGCCCGAGATCAGGAAGAAGTCCGGCATGCGGAATGGCCGCGCGAAGGCCACCACATAATCCATGAAGCCGGTCTGCCCGGCCGCCTCCTGCACGCCGAGGGTGGAGTGCATCATCACCACGAAGACGATGCAGAAGCCCTTGGCCATGTCGACCCAGTCGACGCGCGAAGCCTGGTGCTGGGTCTGCGGCATGGGGTGGCCCGCGATAGTTCGAATTTTCATCTAATATCGCTGTTTCTGGCGCGGAATGGTGCTGCGCGCAAGGCGGCCGGGGCGGCAGGGTTAAGGAATCGTGCGCGAGATAGGCAATCGGCCGCTGTTTCAGCATCCTTCGAGGCTCGCTGGCGCTCGCGCCTCAGGATGAGGTTGTTCTTGTAAACACGACCTCATCCTGAGGTGCCCGGCGCGGCCGGGCCTCGAAGGATGCTCAAGCAGAGTGACGCCCCGCCGCGATGACGCTACAGAGCCACCATGCCCCGCTACAAGCTCACCATCGAATATGACGGCACGCCCTTCGTCGGCTGGCAGTTCCAGGCCGCGGGCTTGTCCGTGCAAGGGCTGCTGGCGGATGCGGTGGAGCGCTTCTCAGGGGAGCGCGTGCATGTGCAGGGTGCCGGGCGCACTGATGCCGGGGTGCACGCCACCGGGCAAGTCGCCCATATCGAGCTTGCGAAGGAATGGCGCCCCGACACGGTGCGCGACGCGCTCAACGCGCATTTGCGCCCGCATCCGGTGGCGATACTGGCTGCGGAAGCGGCGGCCGACGATTTCCATGCCCGCTTCTCCGCTACCGGCCGGCGCTATTTCTACCGGGTGATCAGCCGGCGCGCCGACCTCGCGCTGGATCGCGACCACGCCTGGAAGGTGCCGCGCCCACTCGATGCGGAGGCCATGCACGAAGCGGCGCAGCGCCTCGTCGGCCGGCACGACTTCACCACCTTTCGAGCCGCCGAATGCCAGGCCGCCTCGCCGGAGAAGACGCTGGACCGGCTCGATGTCGAGCGTCTCAGTCACGACAGCTTCGGGGACGAGGTGCGCATCCATGCCGAAGCGCGCTCTTTCCTGCATCATCAGGTGCGCTCGATGGTCGGCACGCTGGTGAAGGTCGGCGAGGGCGGCTGGACGCCGGACGATGTGTCGGCTGCCCTGGAAGCGAGGGACCGCACCCGCTGCGGCCCGATGGCGCCGGCAGCGGGGCTTTACCTAGCGGAGGTCACGTATCCCGAGAATCCCAACACGCCCTCATCCTGAGGTGCTCGCGTCAGCGAGCCTCGAAGGATGTTGAAGCAGGGTAGCGGTCATCGGAGGCGAGCATCCTTCGAGGCCCGGCTAGCGCCGGGCACCTCAGGATGACGTCGTTAAGAAATCAGGATGACGTGGTTTACGAAGACGGCTGAAGCGCCTCCATGAAGCGCACCGGCGTGCCCTTGGACGGCGCCGTCAGCTCGCCCTGCCACATCACCTTCTGGCCACGCACAAAGGTACCAACCGGCCAGCCGGTGACTTCCACCCCGTCATAAGGCGTCCAGCCCGCCTTGGAGGCGATCCACTCGTTGCGGATGGTCTCGCGGCGCTTCAGGTCGACCACGGTGAAGTCGGCGTCATAGCCGACGGCGATCCGGCCCTTGGTAGCGATGTTGAAGATGCGCGCCGGCCCCGCGCTCGACAAATCGACGAAGCGCGCCAGCGACAACCGTCCCGCCGCCACGTGATCGAGCATGATCGGGACCAGCGTCTGCACCCCCGTCATGCCGGAGGGGCTGTCGGGATAGGGCTTCTGCTTTTCTTCCAGCGTGTGCGGCGCATGGTCGGAGCCGAGCACGTCGACGACGCCCTCAGCCAGCCCGCGCCAGATCGCGTCACGGTGGCGCGCCTCGCGCACCGGCGGGTTCATCTGCACCAGCGTGCCGAGGCGTTGGTACCAGGATGCATCCATGGTGAGATGGTGCGGGGTGACTTCCACCGTCGCCACATCCTTGACGTTGCGCAGATATTCCATCTCCTCGGCAGAGGTGACGTGCAGCACGTGGACGCGCTTGCCGACCTCCTTGGCCAGGCTCACCAGCCGATGCGTCGCGGTGAGCGCCGCGACCTCGTCGCGCCACACCGGGTGCGAGGAGGCGTCCCCAGGCACCCGCAGGCCGCGGCGCTCATCGAGCCGCGGCTCGTGCTCGCAATGGAACGAGGCCCGACGACGGATCACCTGCAATATCGCCTTCACCCCGGGATCGTCGGCCACCAGCAGCGAGCCGGTGGAGGAGCCGATGAACACCTTGATGCCGGCGGCGCCGGGCAGCATTTCCAGCTCGGGCAGGTCCTTCACATTGTCGTGCGTGCCGCCGACAAAGAAGGCGAAGTCGCAATGCATGCGGCCGGTCGCGCGCTTCACCTTGTCGGCAAGCGCGTCGCCGGAGGTGGTGAGCGGATTGGTGTTCGGCATCTCGAACACTGCCGTCACCCCGCCCATCACCGCGGCGCGCGAACCCGATTCGAGGTCTTCCTTGTGCTCGAGCCCCGGCTCGCGGAAATGCACCTGGGTGTCGATGACGCCGGGCAATATGTGCAGGCCGGTGCAGTCGATCACCTCGCCCGCCTGCTCACGCCCGAAGGAGCCGATGCCGGCGATGCGGCCGTCGATGACGCCGACGTCGCGGGCGCCCTCGCCGTCCTGGTTCACCACAATGCCGCCCTTGAGGACGAGGTCGAAGGTATCGGACATGGCTCCCCCACGCGCTTGATGCCTTGCGGCCAAGGCCTCTGCGCTTTACGTCTCGGCACACGGACTGGCAAGGATGAGCTTATGCCGATCGCGATTCTCGAAGGACGGGCGGTGGCTCGGGTCGCCGGGCCGGACGCCACGCACTTCCTCGACAATCTCCTCACCTCGAACGTGCCCGCCCTCCCCGGCGAGGCGCGTTATTCCGCGTTGCTGACGCCGCAGGGCAAGATCGTCGCCGACATGATCGTGGTCGCCACCGAGGGCGGCTTCCGGCTCGATGTGGCGCGCGGCACCGTACCCGAGCTGATGAAGCGGCTGCGGCTCTACAAGCTGCGCGCCAAGGTCGAGCTCGGCACGCTGGACGATCTCGCCATCGCTGTCGCCTGGGGCGGGGCGGAGCCGCTGGTCGACACCTTCGCCTATGACGATCCGCGGCTGTCGGCGCTTGGGCGCCGCTTCGTCCTCCCGGCCGCCGAGGCCGCTCATATCGTGATGGTGCCGGAGGCCGAATGGCAGGCGCACCGCGTGAAGCTCGGCGTGCCGGAGGGCGGGCAGGACTTCCTCTATGGCGACGCCTTCCCGCACGAGGCGGACATGGACCAGCTTCACGGCATCGACTTCGCCAAAGGCTGCTACGTCGGCCAGGAGATCGTCAGCCGCATGCAGCATCGCGGCACGGCGCGCACCCGCATCATCCCGTTCGCGGTGTGCGGCGCGCCGCCGCCGCCGGGCACCGAGATCATTTCGGGTGGCAAGATCATGGGCCGCGTGGGATCGGGCGTCGATGGCCGCGCGCTCGGGCTGGTGCGGCTCGACCGCATTGCCGATGCCCGGGCCGCCGGCCACGCCATCGAGGCGGACGGCGCCGCGCTGGTGCCGGAGCCCCTCGACTGGGCCGATTTCGTCATCCCCGGCACGGAGAGCGCGGCGTGAAGTTTCATCGGCATGAAGACGGCGTGACGCGCTGCGCCTGGTGCGGCACCGATCCGCTCTATGTCGCCTATCATGACGAGGAATGGGGCGTGCCGGAGTATGACGACCGGGCGCTGTTCGAGAAGCTGATCCTCGACGGCTTCCAGGCCGGGCTCGCCTGGATCACCATATTGCGCAAGCGGGACAATTTCCGCCGCGCCTTTGACGGCTTCGAGCCGGAAGTGATCGCGCGCTACGGCCCCGACAAGGTCGAGGCGCTGATGCAGGACCCCGGCATCGTGCGCAACCGCTCCAAGGTGGTCTCGACGGTGCGCTCGGCGCAGGTCTTTCTCGACATCATGGAGAAGGGCCCCGGCTTCTCGAAGCTGCTGTGGGACATCAATGGCGGCGCGCCGGTCGATAATCGCGTGGCCGAGGGCGATCCACCGCGCGTCACCTCGCCGAGCGCCGTCGCCATGTCGAAGGAGCTGAAGACGCGCGGCTTCAATTTCGTCGGCCCGACCATCGTCTACGCCTTCATGCAGGCGGTCGGCATGGTGGACGACCATGTCGTCGACTGCCACCGCCACGGCAAATATGCCGGGGCCGGCAAATGACTTTCCGGGTGACGCCTGTGCGCGGGCATGCGCGCGCCTGGCAACGGATGCTGTCCGGCCGCCGGCTCGATCTGCTCGACCCCTCGCCGCTCGACATCGAGATCGAGGACATCGCCCATGGCCTTGCCCGCGTCGCGCGCTGGAACGGCCAGACCAGCGGGCCGAACGTGTTCTCGGTGGCGCAGCATTCGGTGCTGGTGGAGTTCATCGCCAAGCGGCAGGCGCAGATCCGCGGCGTCGATCTCGACCGCCGCTGGCGGCTCGCCATGCTGCTGCACGACGCCCCGGAATATGTGATCGGCGACATGATCAGCCCGTTCAAGGCGGTGCTGGGCGGCGACTACAAGGTAGTCGAGGCCCGCCTGCTGGCCGCGGTGAGCCTGCGCTTCGGCCTGCCGCCGGTGTGGCCTGCGGAGCTGGTCAAGCTGGTCAAGGCGGCGGATCGCGCCAGCGCCTTCCTGGAGGCGACCCGGCTCGCCGGCTTCGAGATTAACGAGGCGAAGAAATTCTTCGGCCAGCCCCTCCCGCTGGAAGCCGCCGCCGAGCGCGACCATCTTGCTCCCTGGAGCGCGGACGAAGCCTCCGGCCGCTTTCTCGCCCGGTTCCGGGAGCTGTGTCCGTGAGGAAGGCGCCTGCGTGCTTCGAGGCTGGCCTG harbors:
- the polA gene encoding DNA polymerase I — protein: MPEHDPLEAGDHVVLIDGSAYIFRAYHALPPLTRTSDKLPIGAVAGFCNMLWKLVRAQGFTPAPTHLAVVFDKSEQTFRKDIYPLYKAQRPDLPEDLIPQFPLIREATRAFDLACVEQDGYEADDLMATYAEQAKAKGALVTIISSDKDLMQLVDERVRMYDPMKDKPIGTAEVFEKFGVAPDKVIDVQSLAGDSVDNVPGVPGIGVKTAAQLLAEYGDLDTLLARAEEIKQPKRRESLVNFADQARLSRELVTLKRDVALDVPLADIAVVDPEARRLVAFLKAMEFTTLTRRVGEAYGIEIGEIEADPKLKAGASPDGVILGLVPEPHESGALPTVDGAAAEEPSLTPQSLATARVLEATNTPVDRSKYETVTTLARLNEWIARAFDLGHVALDTETTGLDAMAVDLVGVSLATAPNEACYIPLAHRGGGDGLFAEGLLPDQIPIRDALAALKPLLEDPSVLKIGQNLKYDWLILMRHGIDVAPYDDTMLLSYVLDAGASPHGMDPLSERWLKHTPIKYEEVCGKGKGQICFDQAAIDKATAYAAEDADVTLRLWLVLKARLVAEGKVSVYETLERPLVAVLGNMERRGVSIDRQMLSRLSGEFAQGMARLEAEISDMAGETFNPGSPKQLGDILFGKMQLPGGRKTPTGAWSTGADVLDELAEQGHALPRRILDWRQLQKLKSTYTDALPTYVNKETGRVHTSFALAATTTGRLSSSEPNLQNIPVRTEEGRKIRRAFIAQPGYRLVSADYSQIELRLLAEIADTPSLRQAFQDGLDIHAMTASEMFGVPIEGMPGEVRRRAKAINFGIIYGISAFGLANQLSIPREEAGAYIKRYFERFPGIRGYMDETRAFARAHGYVETLFGRRCHYPDINAKNPSIRAFNERASINARLQGTAADIIRRAMARMDAALSKAKLNARMLLQVHDELIFEVPESEIEATLPVITATMEQAPMPAVALRVPLKVDARAADNWEEAH
- a CDS encoding acyltransferase family protein, giving the protein MKIRTIAGHPMPQTQHQASRVDWVDMAKGFCIVFVVMMHSTLGVQEAAGQTGFMDYVVAFARPFRMPDFFLISGLFLARVIDRDWRTYLDRKVVHFAYFYVIWFSIQFIFKAPGMAAEHGAGALPGLYLLGFIEPFGTLWFIYLLPIFFVVTKATRALPPVLIWLVAAALEIATVETGWTVIDEFCERFVFFYTGYLFARYAFALASGAQRVPLLGLAGLLAWGLVNGFLVFAGYAQLPVVSLLLGLVGAGAVITLSALMAKVGANGGVFSWLEYAGRNSIVIYLAFFLPMAVTRAVLLKTGLIEDIGVVSLIVTAVGVVTPLIFHALVRSTALRFLFVRPERFKIERRPNAALAPAE
- the truA gene encoding tRNA pseudouridine(38-40) synthase TruA produces the protein MPRYKLTIEYDGTPFVGWQFQAAGLSVQGLLADAVERFSGERVHVQGAGRTDAGVHATGQVAHIELAKEWRPDTVRDALNAHLRPHPVAILAAEAAADDFHARFSATGRRYFYRVISRRADLALDRDHAWKVPRPLDAEAMHEAAQRLVGRHDFTTFRAAECQAASPEKTLDRLDVERLSHDSFGDEVRIHAEARSFLHHQVRSMVGTLVKVGEGGWTPDDVSAALEARDRTRCGPMAPAAGLYLAEVTYPENPNTPSS
- a CDS encoding dihydroorotase, which codes for MSDTFDLVLKGGIVVNQDGEGARDVGVIDGRIAGIGSFGREQAGEVIDCTGLHILPGVIDTQVHFREPGLEHKEDLESGSRAAVMGGVTAVFEMPNTNPLTTSGDALADKVKRATGRMHCDFAFFVGGTHDNVKDLPELEMLPGAAGIKVFIGSSTGSLLVADDPGVKAILQVIRRRASFHCEHEPRLDERRGLRVPGDASSHPVWRDEVAALTATHRLVSLAKEVGKRVHVLHVTSAEEMEYLRNVKDVATVEVTPHHLTMDASWYQRLGTLVQMNPPVREARHRDAIWRGLAEGVVDVLGSDHAPHTLEEKQKPYPDSPSGMTGVQTLVPIMLDHVAAGRLSLARFVDLSSAGPARIFNIATKGRIAVGYDADFTVVDLKRRETIRNEWIASKAGWTPYDGVEVTGWPVGTFVRGQKVMWQGELTAPSKGTPVRFMEALQPSS
- a CDS encoding folate-binding protein YgfZ translates to MPIAILEGRAVARVAGPDATHFLDNLLTSNVPALPGEARYSALLTPQGKIVADMIVVATEGGFRLDVARGTVPELMKRLRLYKLRAKVELGTLDDLAIAVAWGGAEPLVDTFAYDDPRLSALGRRFVLPAAEAAHIVMVPEAEWQAHRVKLGVPEGGQDFLYGDAFPHEADMDQLHGIDFAKGCYVGQEIVSRMQHRGTARTRIIPFAVCGAPPPPGTEIISGGKIMGRVGSGVDGRALGLVRLDRIADARAAGHAIEADGAALVPEPLDWADFVIPGTESAA
- a CDS encoding DNA-3-methyladenine glycosylase I; translated protein: MKFHRHEDGVTRCAWCGTDPLYVAYHDEEWGVPEYDDRALFEKLILDGFQAGLAWITILRKRDNFRRAFDGFEPEVIARYGPDKVEALMQDPGIVRNRSKVVSTVRSAQVFLDIMEKGPGFSKLLWDINGGAPVDNRVAEGDPPRVTSPSAVAMSKELKTRGFNFVGPTIVYAFMQAVGMVDDHVVDCHRHGKYAGAGK
- a CDS encoding HD family hydrolase, with the protein product MTFRVTPVRGHARAWQRMLSGRRLDLLDPSPLDIEIEDIAHGLARVARWNGQTSGPNVFSVAQHSVLVEFIAKRQAQIRGVDLDRRWRLAMLLHDAPEYVIGDMISPFKAVLGGDYKVVEARLLAAVSLRFGLPPVWPAELVKLVKAADRASAFLEATRLAGFEINEAKKFFGQPLPLEAAAERDHLAPWSADEASGRFLARFRELCP